Proteins encoded in a region of the Raphanus sativus cultivar WK10039 chromosome 8, ASM80110v3, whole genome shotgun sequence genome:
- the LOC108819629 gene encoding uncharacterized protein LOC108819629, with protein sequence MSRRIIRLLKLSSRNNNAFIQKCVRFFSTGPYLTLGCKTGDVLLFDPAKEHIVTLQGKTIPKELKDEEMIGASHGWVFFSDRRDGTVRVSDIFNPLASKSNPTVIPLPCLTYQTEQVCTVAMSSSSPLGEEGCLVAIKFSGDQLSLCRPGRDLEWINILTPFHCCENSNLMYSKRDNSLYLPAPGGKHLFSYHLSSTADPPEQHELVYRGLPEMDQSEWEILSSCSRREYLVESSSSDERYLVKWYAHGSYSSVLKGIDYETKRFMVFSEEETTEGKVMCYTDDIGDMCIFIASNEAFCVPASSCPGLKPSTIYFMGRGFGSYDLTTGETHHYKAPGVVITTPYWLPPFSV encoded by the exons ATGTCACGGCGCATCATCCGTCTCCTCAAGCTCTCTTCTAGGAACAACAATGCTTTC ATCCAAAAGTGTGTTCGCTTTTTCTCCACCGGCCCGTACTTGACACTCGGTTGCAAAACTGGAGACGTTCTCTTGTTTGACCCTGCAAAAGAACATATAGTCACTCTCCAGGGCAAAACAATACCTAAAGAGCTCAAGGACGAAGAAATGATTGGAGCTTCGCATGGATGGGTTTTTTTCTCTGACCGGCGTGATGGTACCGTACGTGTCAGCGACATTTTCAATCCTCTGGCATCCAAATCAAACCCCACCGTGATTCCTCTGCCTTGTCTTACTTATCAAACTGAACAAGTGTGTACCGTAGCAATGTCGTCTTCCTCTCCTCTCGGTGAGGAAGGCTGTCTAGTGGCTATCAAGTTTTCAGGTGACCAGCTGAGTCTATGCAGGCCCGGTCGTGACCTTGAGTGGATTAACATCTTAACCCCTTTCCACTGCTGtgaaaactcaaatctcatgtATTCAAAAAGAGACAATAGCTTATACTTACCTGCTCCTGGAGGCAAACACTTGTTCTCCTATCATCTCAGCTCCACAGCAGACCCCCCTGAGCAACATGAGTTGGTCTATCGCGGCCTTCCAGAGATGGACCAGTCCGAGTGGGAGATTTTGAGTTCGTGTTCCAGGAGGGAATACCTTGTTGAGTCATCCTCTAGTGACGAACGTTACCTAGTCAAATGGTACGCACATGGCTCCTATTCATCGGTGTTAAAAGGAATTGATTACGAAACAAAGAGGTTCATGGTGTTTAGTGAGGAGGAGACTACTGAGGGAAAAGTCATGTGTTACACAGATGACATTGGAGATATGTGCATTTTCATTGCAAGTAACGAGGCTTTCTGCGTCCCGGCTAGCTCATGCCCCGGCCTCAAACCTAGCACCATCTATTTCATGGGACGTGGCTTTGGTTCTTACGATCTCACTACCGGAGAAACACATCATTATAAAGCTCCCGGTGTTGTTATCACAACCCCTTACTGGCTTCCTCCATTTTCTGTGTAG
- the LOC108821040 gene encoding uncharacterized protein LOC108821040, with protein MSQLLFRLSKLSYRNKDVFTQKSIRLFSTSPYLTLGCLWDDALRLVEGSSHIGGILLFDPAKEEVFKVLGKIVPRELYHSTLMGASQGWGFFSQWSNHNSVCISDHFNPLSSRQNTKMIPLPPLTSMLYGQTKVVWNMAMSSSPHEEEEDCVVAIKFLGRQLSMCKPGRDLAWTNILIPFECAENSNLMYSKRDQRFYLPVPGSNYLCSWDLHFNNNDPKFNELVFHNLPQLPHSAWEVLDSCFREDHWVESPSGQSFLVRWYSTVPSQRSNDPIVMVFREEEEQATENGTRNMCYTEDIGDLCIFLSKSDPFCVVASSCPGLKPNSIYLMGRCFAVCDLTAGTVKHYYHSNSAEKNYPFLLPFWLPPFSS; from the exons ATGTCACAACTTCTCTTCCGTCTCTCCAAACTCTCTTACCGGAACAAGGATGTTTTT ACACAGAAGAGCATTCGTTTGTTTTCAACCAGCCCTTATTTGACACTTGGATGCCTTTGGGATGATGCTTTGCGTTTGGTAGAAGGTAGCAGCCACATCGGAGGTATCCTCTTGTTTGATCCGGCCAAGGAAGAGGTATTCAAAGTCCTTGGAAAAATAGTTCCACGAGAGCTATATCACTCGACATTGATGGGAGCTTCACAAGGATGGGGTTTTTTCTCTCAATGGTCCAATCATAACTCTGTATGTATTAGTGACCATTTTAATCCTCTGTCTTCCAGACAAAACACCAAGATGATTCCACTGCCTCCACTTACTAGTATGCTCTATGGTCAAACTAAAGTGGTCTGGAACATGGCAATGTCCTCTTCTCctcatgaggaagaagaagactgtgTGGTGGCTATCAAGTTCTTGGGTAGGCAACTTAGCATGTGCAAGCCTGGTCGTGACCTCGCTTGGACTAACATACTAATCCCTTTCGAATGCGCCGAAAACTCTAACCTCATGTATTCAAAGAGAGATCAGAGGTTTTATTTGCCTGTCCCTGGAAGCAACTACTTGTGCTCTTGGGATCTCCACTTCAATAACAACGACCCTAAGTTCAATGAGTTGGTGTTTCACAACCTTCCCCAGTTGCCACACTCGGCTTGGGAGGTGTTAGATTCTTGTTTCAGGGAGGACCATTGGGTGGAGTCACCTTCCGGTCAAAGTTTCCTAGTCAGATG GTATTCAACTGTCCCTTCTCAACGAAGCAACGACCCTATAGTGATGGTGTttagagaggaggaggaacaaGCCACAGAAAATGGAACAAGAAACATGTGTTACACCGAGGACATTGGAGATCTTTGCATCTTCCTTTCAAAGAGTGATCCTTTCTGCGTTGTGGCAAGCTCTTGCCCTGGTCTCAAGCCCAACTCTATCTACTTGATGGGTCGTTGCTTTGCTGTTTGTGATCTCACCGCCGGAACTGTTAAACATTATTATCATTCCAACAGTGCAGAAAAAAACTATCCTTTCTTACTCCCTTTCTGGCTTCCTCCCTTTTCTAGCTAG